One stretch of Desulfobulbaceae bacterium DNA includes these proteins:
- a CDS encoding biotin--[acetyl-CoA-carboxylase] ligase encodes MSETMEDALWHKIRQSGFLGSRRQEVHFFETVDSTNTLALSMSKEGAATGTIVVAETQTMGRGRLGKTWSSPAGTGLYCTIILRPNIPLTQLARVTLAAGLAVAQAIDEVSGLFSMIKWPNDVLLGGKKVAGILAECDLTGGLGPAVALGVGINLGTSPDQFPSEVRTRATSLSIVCGRTIGKGLMLSVLVDCVEREIERVEHGGFARILSDWKRRDATAKQLLSWLTTDGQTICGQSLGPDNEGCLIIRDKAGRCHQVMSGDITLDPSTLNDYFP; translated from the coding sequence CTGGGGAGTCGCAGGCAAGAGGTCCATTTTTTTGAGACAGTGGACTCGACTAATACCTTGGCATTATCGATGAGCAAGGAGGGGGCTGCCACTGGGACCATTGTGGTCGCCGAGACGCAAACAATGGGCAGGGGACGTTTGGGGAAAACATGGTCTTCACCTGCCGGAACCGGGCTCTATTGCACAATAATTCTGCGACCGAACATTCCTTTGACGCAACTGGCTCGGGTTACGCTTGCAGCAGGGCTTGCGGTTGCTCAGGCAATTGATGAGGTGAGCGGCTTATTTAGTATGATCAAGTGGCCTAATGATGTGCTTCTTGGCGGGAAGAAAGTAGCAGGGATTTTAGCTGAATGTGATCTGACAGGCGGGCTAGGCCCAGCAGTAGCACTTGGCGTTGGGATTAACCTGGGGACATCGCCGGATCAGTTTCCCTCGGAGGTGCGGACACGGGCAACGTCACTTTCTATAGTATGCGGCAGGACTATTGGCAAAGGCTTGATGTTGTCAGTGCTTGTCGATTGTGTTGAGAGGGAGATTGAGCGTGTGGAACACGGTGGTTTTGCAAGGATTTTATCCGATTGGAAGAGAAGAGATGCAACGGCCAAACAGCTTCTTTCCTGGCTCACCACTGATGGGCAAACCATTTGTGGACAGTCGCTCGGCCCTGATAATGAAGGGTGCTTGATAATCAGGGATAAAGCTGGCCGTTGTCATCAGGTAATGTCTGGGGATATTACGCTTGACCCTAGCACACTAAATGACTATTTTCCCTAA
- a CDS encoding XTP/dITP diphosphatase: MQKLVMVLATTNQGKVKEFREMLQDYPIEIRCLSDFGPIPEVDEDGETFDDNAYKKALFTAKVLGLPALSDDSGLVVEALNGAPGVRSARYAGPKANDQENIKKLLMELNGEKNRGAAFHCVVSIAVPSGPALTYEGRCYGVITEAPVGDGGFGYDPVFFCPELGKTFAEASSEEKNRVSHRGKALAEIRDECEKIVVWLKARLTEAKPEKPDHRQFEHNDWSEEKMV; the protein is encoded by the coding sequence ATGCAGAAGCTCGTTATGGTGCTTGCCACCACAAATCAAGGTAAGGTCAAAGAGTTCCGGGAGATGCTACAGGACTATCCGATAGAGATCCGCTGTTTGAGTGATTTCGGTCCAATTCCGGAGGTAGACGAAGATGGCGAGACTTTTGATGACAATGCCTATAAAAAGGCCTTATTTACCGCCAAAGTGTTGGGCCTGCCGGCACTATCTGATGACTCTGGTCTGGTAGTTGAAGCCTTGAACGGGGCGCCAGGTGTTCGCTCTGCCCGATACGCAGGGCCTAAGGCCAACGACCAAGAAAATATTAAGAAATTGCTGATGGAACTGAATGGGGAAAAAAATCGCGGCGCAGCGTTCCATTGTGTTGTGTCAATCGCAGTGCCAAGCGGTCCCGCATTGACCTATGAAGGGAGATGCTACGGGGTAATTACGGAAGCTCCGGTTGGTGACGGCGGGTTTGGGTATGATCCGGTTTTTTTCTGCCCCGAGCTGGGAAAGACCTTTGCCGAGGCCTCATCAGAGGAAAAAAACAGGGTGAGCCATCGAGGCAAGGCCTTGGCGGAGATTCGTGATGAGTGTGAGAAAATCGTGGTCTGGCTCAAAGCGAGGCTTACTGAGGCTAAGCCAGAGAAGCCCGATCATCGTCAATTTGAACATAACGACTGGTCGGAAGAGAAGATGGTGTGA